From a single Streptomyces sp. 1331.2 genomic region:
- a CDS encoding NAD(P)-dependent malic enzyme yields the protein MAAEIISSTQDTDDPVDAVFALHRGGKMEIRATVPVRDADDLSLAYTPGVARVCTAIAEQPELVNDYTWKANTVAVVTDGTAVLGLGDIGPQASLPVMEGKAILFKQFGGVDAVPIALDCTEVDEIVETVVRLAPSFGGVNLEDISAPRCFEIERRLQDALDIPVFHDDQHGTAIVTTAALWNAAKVTGREIGSLRAVISGAGAAGIAIAKMLVAAGIGDVAVCDRKGVVYEGRGDLTDVKAEIAALTNRTGVKGSLADALAGADVFIGVSGGTVPEEVVATMADGAFIFAMANPTPEIHPEVAHKYAAVVATGRSDFPNQINNVLAFPGIFAGALQVRASRITEGMKLAAAKALAGVVADELTPQKVIPSPFDERVAPAVTKAVAEAARAEGVARI from the coding sequence GTGGCAGCGGAGATCATCAGCAGCACCCAGGACACCGACGATCCGGTCGACGCGGTTTTCGCGCTCCACCGCGGCGGCAAGATGGAGATCCGGGCGACCGTCCCGGTGCGCGACGCGGACGACCTGTCCCTCGCCTACACCCCCGGTGTCGCCCGCGTCTGCACGGCCATCGCCGAGCAGCCGGAGCTGGTCAACGATTACACCTGGAAGGCCAACACCGTCGCCGTGGTCACCGACGGCACCGCGGTGCTGGGCCTCGGCGACATCGGCCCGCAGGCCTCGCTGCCCGTGATGGAGGGCAAGGCCATCCTGTTCAAGCAGTTCGGCGGCGTGGACGCGGTGCCGATCGCGCTCGACTGCACCGAGGTCGACGAGATCGTCGAGACCGTCGTCCGGCTGGCGCCCTCCTTCGGCGGCGTCAACCTGGAGGACATCTCCGCCCCGCGCTGCTTCGAGATCGAGCGCCGGCTCCAGGACGCCCTCGACATCCCGGTCTTCCACGACGACCAGCACGGCACCGCGATCGTCACCACCGCCGCCCTGTGGAACGCGGCGAAGGTGACCGGCCGCGAGATCGGCTCGCTGCGGGCCGTCATCTCCGGCGCCGGCGCGGCCGGCATCGCCATCGCCAAGATGCTGGTCGCGGCCGGCATCGGCGACGTGGCGGTCTGCGACCGCAAGGGCGTGGTGTACGAGGGCCGCGGCGACCTCACCGACGTCAAGGCCGAGATCGCCGCGCTGACCAACCGCACCGGCGTCAAGGGCTCGCTGGCCGACGCGCTGGCCGGCGCCGACGTGTTCATCGGCGTCTCCGGCGGCACCGTGCCGGAGGAGGTCGTCGCGACCATGGCCGACGGCGCCTTCATCTTCGCGATGGCCAACCCCACCCCGGAGATCCACCCCGAGGTCGCGCACAAGTACGCGGCGGTCGTGGCCACCGGGCGCAGCGACTTCCCGAACCAGATCAACAACGTGCTGGCCTTCCCGGGCATCTTCGCCGGCGCCCTGCAGGTCCGGGCCTCCCGGATCACCGAGGGCATGAAGCTGGCCGCCGCCAAGGCGCTGGCCGGCGTGGTGGCCGACGAGCTGACGCCGCAGAAGGTCATCCCCTCGCCGTTCGACGAGCGGGTCGCCCCGGCGGTCACCAAGGCCGTCGCCGAGGCCGCCCGCGCGGAGGGCGTGGCCCGGATCTGA
- a CDS encoding amino acid ABC transporter ATP-binding protein produces the protein MTDLTKDPAGSAASAEPMVRAENVHKSYGLVEVLKGIDLEVRQGEVFCLIGPSGSGKSTFLRCINHLEKINGGRLWVDGELVGYRQKGDKLHELKDREVALKRRDIGMVFQRFNLFPHMTAMENVIEAPVQVKGESKADARERAMALLERVGLADKAKNYPSQLSGGQQQRVAIARALAMKPKLMLFDEPTSALDPELVGDVLDVMRGLAEEGMTMVVVTHEMGFAREVGDALVFMDGGVVVESGNPREVLTDPQHERTKAFLSKVL, from the coding sequence ATGACCGATCTGACCAAGGACCCCGCCGGCTCCGCCGCCTCCGCCGAGCCGATGGTCCGCGCCGAGAACGTGCACAAGTCCTACGGCCTGGTCGAGGTGCTCAAGGGCATCGACCTGGAGGTCAGGCAGGGCGAGGTGTTCTGCCTGATCGGCCCGTCCGGCTCCGGCAAGTCGACCTTCCTGCGGTGCATCAACCACCTGGAGAAGATCAACGGCGGCCGCCTCTGGGTGGACGGCGAGCTGGTCGGCTACCGCCAGAAGGGCGACAAGCTCCACGAGCTCAAGGACCGCGAGGTCGCCCTGAAGCGGCGCGACATCGGCATGGTGTTCCAGCGCTTCAACCTGTTCCCGCACATGACGGCCATGGAGAACGTCATCGAGGCGCCGGTCCAGGTCAAGGGCGAGAGCAAGGCCGACGCCCGCGAGCGCGCGATGGCCCTGCTGGAGCGGGTCGGCCTCGCCGACAAGGCGAAGAACTACCCCTCCCAGCTCTCCGGCGGCCAGCAGCAGCGCGTCGCGATCGCCCGCGCCCTGGCCATGAAGCCCAAGCTGATGCTCTTCGACGAGCCCACCTCGGCGCTCGACCCGGAGCTGGTCGGCGACGTCCTCGACGTCATGCGCGGCCTCGCCGAGGAGGGCATGACCATGGTGGTCGTCACCCACGAGATGGGCTTCGCCCGCGAGGTCGGCGACGCGCTGGTGTTCATGGACGGCGGTGTGGTCGTCGAATCGGGCAACCCCCGCGAGGTGCTCACCGACCCCCAGCACGAGCGCACCAAGGCCTTCCTCTCCAAGGTGCTCTGA
- a CDS encoding amino acid ABC transporter permease, translating into MNSLDKGTPEKGRPETIKAVPVRHPGRWVGAVVIALLAAMLLSALFTNPAFKWDIVGQYLFHDSIVHGMVVTLELTALSMLMGVVGGIILAVMRLSPNPLLSGTAWVYIWVFRGTPVLVQLVFWNFLGLIWAKLSIGVPWGPEFWSESTNVLIPTFVAALLGLGLNEAAYMAEIVRGGIQSVDEGQTEAAHALGMSRFQTMRRIVLPQAMRVIIPPTGNETISMLKTTSLVSVISLEEIFRAGQVIYSRNYQNIPLLIVVSLWYLFFTSVLTIGQYYIERHYARGSNRTLPPTPLQRLRGLFAGKPAPKTEHDVVPGLEGGGHV; encoded by the coding sequence GTGAACTCTTTGGACAAGGGGACGCCGGAGAAGGGACGGCCTGAGACCATCAAGGCCGTCCCGGTCCGCCACCCCGGACGCTGGGTGGGCGCCGTCGTCATCGCCCTGCTCGCAGCCATGCTGTTGAGCGCCCTCTTCACCAACCCCGCTTTCAAGTGGGACATCGTCGGGCAGTACCTGTTCCACGACAGCATCGTGCACGGCATGGTCGTGACGCTGGAGCTGACCGCGCTCTCCATGCTCATGGGTGTGGTCGGCGGCATCATCCTCGCGGTGATGCGGCTCTCCCCGAACCCGCTGCTCTCCGGCACCGCCTGGGTCTACATCTGGGTCTTCCGCGGCACCCCGGTGCTGGTGCAGCTGGTGTTCTGGAACTTCCTCGGCCTGATCTGGGCCAAGCTCTCGATCGGCGTCCCCTGGGGCCCCGAGTTCTGGTCCGAGTCCACCAACGTCCTGATCCCGACCTTCGTCGCCGCGCTGCTGGGCCTGGGCCTCAACGAGGCCGCCTACATGGCGGAGATCGTCCGCGGCGGCATCCAGTCGGTGGACGAGGGCCAGACCGAGGCCGCCCACGCGCTCGGCATGAGCCGGTTCCAGACCATGCGGCGGATCGTCCTGCCGCAGGCCATGCGGGTGATCATCCCGCCGACCGGCAACGAGACCATCTCGATGCTGAAGACCACCTCGCTGGTCTCGGTCATCTCCCTGGAGGAGATCTTCCGGGCCGGCCAGGTCATCTACTCTCGGAACTACCAGAACATCCCGCTGCTGATCGTGGTCAGCCTCTGGTACCTGTTCTTCACCTCGGTACTGACCATCGGCCAGTACTACATCGAGCGCCACTACGCCCGAGGCTCCAACCGCACCCTCCCGCCCACCCCGCTGCAGCGGCTGCGGGGCCTGTTCGCCGGGAAGCCCGCCCCGAAGACCGAGCACGACGTGGTCCCGGGGCTTGAGGGAGGTGGTCACGTATGA
- a CDS encoding ABC transporter substrate-binding protein, producing MPHPLPARRPALAGAVLATAGALLLTGCSGGGQAAPTDPVKDVRDKLPKAQRTAGVLRIGMDVNYAPVEFRGPDGKPTGLDPDLATALGKILDVRVEFVDTPFDKLIPNLQGKQYDVAMSAISDIRQRREGTPAADGNPAVPGVDFVDYFIAGTSIVVPKGNPKGIKTLDDLCGKTIAFQQGTNQDEIATRQVAVCARTGRQLTTHKLDSDAKALAEVASGVAAAGLNDFPVAAFAAKSTDGGTRFEVTGGQSTSNPYGIAVRKSDTELRDALAKAVDQLIRSGEYDKVLAKWNVSAGAAQNAVVNGGI from the coding sequence ATGCCTCACCCCCTCCCCGCCCGCCGTCCGGCCCTGGCCGGAGCCGTCCTGGCCACCGCCGGAGCCCTGCTGCTGACCGGCTGCAGCGGTGGCGGGCAGGCCGCCCCGACCGACCCGGTCAAGGACGTCCGCGACAAGCTGCCGAAGGCCCAGCGCACGGCCGGGGTGCTGCGGATCGGGATGGACGTCAACTACGCCCCGGTGGAGTTCCGCGGCCCGGACGGCAAGCCGACCGGCCTCGACCCGGACCTCGCCACCGCCCTGGGCAAGATCCTCGACGTGCGGGTGGAGTTCGTCGACACGCCGTTCGACAAGCTGATACCGAACCTGCAGGGCAAGCAGTACGACGTGGCCATGTCGGCGATCAGCGACATCCGCCAGCGCCGCGAGGGCACCCCGGCGGCGGACGGCAACCCGGCCGTCCCCGGCGTGGACTTCGTGGACTACTTCATCGCCGGCACCTCGATCGTCGTCCCGAAGGGCAACCCCAAGGGGATCAAGACCCTGGACGACCTGTGCGGCAAGACCATCGCGTTCCAGCAGGGCACCAACCAGGACGAGATCGCCACCCGCCAGGTGGCGGTCTGCGCCCGCACCGGCCGCCAGTTGACCACGCACAAGCTGGACAGCGACGCCAAGGCGCTGGCCGAGGTCGCCTCCGGCGTCGCCGCGGCCGGCCTGAACGACTTCCCGGTGGCCGCCTTCGCGGCGAAGAGCACCGACGGCGGCACCCGCTTCGAGGTGACCGGCGGGCAGTCCACCTCCAACCCGTACGGGATCGCGGTGCGCAAGAGCGACACCGAGCTGCGGGACGCCCTGGCCAAGGCGGTCGACCAGCTGATCCGCAGCGGCGAGTACGACAAGGTCCTCGCCAAGTGGAACGTGAGCGCCGGTGCGGCGCAGAACGCGGTGGTCAACGGGGGCATCTGA
- the sodX gene encoding nickel-type superoxide dismutase maturation protease → MVPTLREGDQLLVRYGAPIRRGAVVLFRHPFQQDLLVVKRAAERRAGGWWMLSDNRPVDSDSRSFGAVPDELVLGRVLLRLRPRPAWLAPGRRLERLLLTPRLARMPGLARRLGAWVEEV, encoded by the coding sequence ATGGTCCCGACCCTGCGCGAGGGCGACCAGCTGCTGGTCCGCTACGGCGCGCCGATCCGGCGGGGCGCGGTGGTGCTCTTCCGTCACCCCTTCCAGCAGGACCTGCTGGTGGTGAAGCGGGCCGCCGAACGCCGGGCCGGCGGCTGGTGGATGCTCTCCGACAACCGCCCGGTGGACAGCGACAGCCGCAGCTTCGGCGCGGTCCCGGACGAGCTGGTGCTCGGCCGGGTGCTGCTGCGGCTGCGTCCGCGCCCGGCCTGGCTGGCGCCGGGCCGCCGGCTGGAGCGGCTGCTGCTCACCCCCCGGCTGGCCCGGATGCCGGGCCTGGCCCGCCGCCTCGGCGCCTGGGTCGAGGAGGTCTAG
- the sodN gene encoding superoxide dismutase, Ni, which produces MFSRLFAPRATAHAHCDLPCGVYDPAQAKLEAESVKATQEKYQANEDPHFRARAIIIKEQRAEAVKHHISVLWSDYFKAPHFEKYPQLHQLINDTLKAASAAKASTDPATGQALLDLIAEVDKIFWETKQA; this is translated from the coding sequence ATGTTCTCTCGTCTGTTTGCACCGCGTGCCACCGCTCACGCCCACTGCGACCTGCCCTGCGGCGTCTACGACCCCGCGCAGGCCAAGCTGGAGGCCGAGTCGGTCAAGGCCACCCAGGAGAAGTACCAGGCCAACGAGGACCCGCACTTCCGCGCCCGCGCCATCATCATCAAGGAGCAGCGCGCCGAGGCCGTCAAGCACCACATCTCGGTGCTGTGGAGCGACTACTTCAAGGCCCCGCACTTCGAGAAGTACCCGCAGCTGCACCAGCTGATCAACGACACCCTGAAGGCCGCCTCGGCCGCCAAGGCGTCCACCGACCCGGCCACCGGCCAGGCCCTGCTGGACCTGATCGCCGAGGTCGACAAGATCTTCTGGGAGACCAAGCAGGCCTGA
- a CDS encoding ABC transporter substrate-binding protein: MTARTKRNRLFAAGVVAASVSLVLTGCSSSKSEGGGAPNASATVNEVKADPKLTALVPDDIKSAGKLVVGADASYAPDEFKDDSGKIIGMDVDLAAAIAKKLGLTAEVQDSGFTAIIPGIQSNKFQLGMSSFTDNKEREQIVDMVTYFNSGSAIAVKKGNPEKIDPKDLCGKKVAVQTGTTQADEIKDTRNPDCTKAGKPGVQNDGDKFDLQTDVTNAVVSGRDQAMMADSQVVDYAIKQSGGQLEKVGDTYGVAPYGIALAKGSKLTPAVQAAVQSLIDDGTYKQILTKWGVEAGAIDKSTVNGAVS; encoded by the coding sequence ATGACCGCCCGTACCAAGCGCAACCGGCTCTTCGCGGCCGGTGTGGTCGCCGCCTCCGTGTCCCTCGTGCTGACCGGTTGCAGCAGCAGCAAGAGCGAGGGTGGCGGCGCCCCGAACGCCTCCGCGACCGTCAACGAGGTCAAGGCCGACCCCAAGCTGACCGCACTCGTCCCGGACGACATCAAGTCGGCCGGCAAGCTCGTGGTCGGCGCGGACGCCTCGTACGCGCCGGACGAGTTCAAGGACGACAGCGGCAAGATCATCGGCATGGACGTCGACCTGGCCGCCGCCATCGCCAAGAAGCTCGGCCTCACCGCCGAGGTCCAGGACTCCGGCTTCACCGCGATCATCCCGGGCATCCAGTCGAACAAGTTCCAGCTCGGGATGTCGTCCTTCACGGACAACAAGGAGCGCGAGCAGATCGTCGACATGGTGACCTACTTCAACTCCGGCAGCGCCATCGCCGTGAAGAAGGGCAACCCGGAGAAGATCGACCCGAAGGACCTCTGCGGCAAGAAGGTCGCCGTCCAGACCGGCACCACCCAGGCCGACGAGATCAAGGACACCCGCAACCCGGACTGCACCAAGGCCGGCAAGCCGGGCGTCCAGAACGACGGCGACAAGTTCGACCTGCAGACCGACGTCACCAACGCCGTCGTCTCCGGCCGCGACCAGGCCATGATGGCCGACTCCCAGGTCGTCGACTACGCGATCAAGCAATCCGGCGGCCAGCTGGAGAAGGTCGGCGACACCTACGGCGTGGCCCCCTACGGCATCGCCCTGGCGAAGGGCTCCAAGCTCACCCCGGCCGTCCAGGCCGCCGTCCAGTCGCTGATCGACGACGGCACCTACAAGCAGATCCTCACCAAGTGGGGCGTCGAGGCCGGAGCCATCGACAAGTCGACCGTCAACGGCGCCGTCAGCTGA
- a CDS encoding CGNR zinc finger domain-containing protein gives MELASYADLAVRLVNTEEPERGTDTLTSVDAVRALFSDSARAAALADESDLPRLRAVRTRLRGVFEAAAEGDEVRGVDLLNSLLMEFPVSPLVSGHDYLDAAGRPRWHLHLADNSATATAHFSAVACMGLAVHLTELGADRLGICQAAPCRNAYLDTSTNRSRRYCSDRCATRANVAAYRARKRQEAEAALGGGAGA, from the coding sequence GTGGAGCTCGCCTCGTACGCCGACCTCGCCGTTCGGCTGGTCAACACCGAGGAGCCCGAGCGCGGCACCGACACGCTGACCTCCGTGGACGCGGTGCGCGCCCTGTTCTCCGACTCCGCGCGGGCCGCCGCGCTCGCCGACGAGTCCGACCTGCCCCGGCTGCGGGCCGTGCGGACCAGGCTGCGCGGGGTCTTCGAGGCCGCCGCCGAGGGGGACGAGGTCCGGGGCGTCGACCTGCTGAACAGCCTGCTGATGGAGTTCCCCGTCAGCCCGCTGGTCTCCGGGCACGACTACCTGGACGCCGCCGGGCGGCCGCGCTGGCACCTGCACCTGGCCGACAACTCGGCCACCGCCACCGCGCACTTCAGCGCCGTCGCCTGCATGGGCCTGGCCGTCCACCTGACCGAGCTGGGCGCCGACCGGCTCGGCATCTGCCAGGCCGCGCCCTGCCGCAACGCCTACCTGGACACCTCGACCAACCGCTCCCGCCGCTACTGCTCGGACCGCTGCGCGACCCGGGCCAACGTGGCCGCCTACCGGGCCCGCAAGCGCCAGGAGGCGGAGGCCGCGCTGGGCGGCGGGGCCGGGGCGTAG